The Phycisphaeraceae bacterium genome segment CGCATGAACTGCTCGAACGTGCTGTCAGCCGACGCGGGCGAGCCCGCCCCGGGCGCGGCCTGAGCAGCGCCGCCGAAGAACGCGGGCACGGGTGACGCAAGCGTCGTCGTCGGCCTGGCGTCCTTGAGCGACTTGCCCTCCTCCGGCGGACAGGCGGCGATCGGCGACACCAGCAGCCCGGCGGCGGTGAGCGCTCCCGCCAGGGCGACGCCCCGGATCGAACGACGCGGAACGAACTCTCGTGTCATCACCATCGTGAGTCTCCTTGCGAAACGTCGAGCGCGGGGCGTCGCCGTCCCCAGGCCCACGGCGGGCCCGGCGAGCGGCATCGCGCTCAGGTACTTCCGTGAATCGAGCAGCGCCTGCGCATACGCCCGACGACGCGCCGGCTGAAGATGCGTCACCCAGGCGTCGCAGCACAGGTCGGCCTCCTCCCGAACCTGACGCCTCACCCACCACGCCAGCGGATGCCACCAGAACACCACCCCCACCACCAGGTCGAACCAGCACACCCAGTGGTCCAGCCGCCTCAGGTGCGCCAGTTCGTGGCAGATCACCGCGTAGCGGCCCGCCCCATCCAGTTGCGACCACAACCCCGCGGGCAGCACCAGCACGGGGCGGCGACCGCACCACATCATGGGAGACACCCGGTCCGACACCATCACCACGTCCGGCGGCAGGCCCAGTCCCACGTCACGGGCGGCGCGCTCCACCATCTGCCGCACGCTCCGACACGCGGGCACGCCACGTCGAACCAGACGCGCAATCGCCAGAACCCGCACCAGCATCACCGCCACCATGATGGCCATGCCCGTGATCCACGCCGGCGCGGGCACGGGGGGCAGCGCGGCGACGGCGTCGCGCACCGCCAGCAACGAGGCGACCCCGCCAGGCCGCGAAGCATCGCCCGTCGTCGGCGCGGGACGCCAAGCGTCGGAGGACGGCTGAACACTCGACGCGTCCAGTCGCGGAGAGGCGACGACAACCGACGACGGCATCCGCTCCGGCAGCGCGTCGGACGCCGGTTCCTCACGGACGGCGGCGTCCGCGGCGCGCGATGCGTCCACCGCTCGGCGAACGACCGGCTCCACGATGCCCGCCAGCCAGAGGGAGTCGGCGGGCTTGAGCACGCGGCGTGCGGACGGCGATGGGCTCTCCGCCGCCGCGTCGTGCGATCGGCTCATCACCGGCGACGACGCGTCACTCTTGCGGCCAGGCGTGATCAGCCGGGTGAGGGGCGATTCGGACGCGGGCAAGCCGGGTCGCGGCGCCGACTCGCGCTGCGGGGTCTGGGTCGCGCGGGTCGTGGATTGATCGACCGGCGCGACCGTCTCTTCGTCGCGCGGGGCGCGGGCGACGGTGCGCTGGTCATTCGCATGGGTCGCGCCCAGGTACGCCGCCGGGTCGCGGCGCGCCTCGTGGGGCAGCCAGCCGACGACGAAGGACGGCGCCAGGAACATGGCCAGCACCGCCAGCCAGATGAGATGCCGCGTGGAAGGCCGAGCCGGGAAGACGCGGCAGACAATGATCGCCAGCAAAGCCACCGGGATGATGCCCAGCGCATTGAGCCAGAGTTGGCCGAGCGAGAAATCGGGCATGGTCAGCCGCCCCTTCCCTTCTTCCGTCGCTTCGTCTGTTCATCCAGACGGTCGATGAGCGACTGGAGCTGGGCGACTTCCTCGGGCGTGAAGGTGCCGGTCTGCATGAGCTGCAGCACCAGCGGACAGGCCGATCCGTCGTACAACTCGTCGATCAGGGCCTTCAGCCGGGAGTGGCGCACCGTGTCGCGCGGCACGGCGGCGCGGTAGACGTGCGCCAGGTCGGACTTGTCGCTGACGACGTAGCCCTTCTGCGCGAGCCGGGTCAGAAACGTGAGGACCGTGGTGTACGCCACGGTGCGCCCGCGCCGGTGCAGATGCGTGAGCACCTCGCGCACCGTGGACGGGCCTTCATCCCAGAGGATGGTGAGGACTTCCAGTTCGGCGGGGCCGAGGTCGTGCTCCGGCTCGCGTTCTCGTTCGCGTGGTGGCATGATCGTCCAGACCTCCTACGACTGTCGGAGGACATCCTACTACGAAAGTCGTAGTCGCTGCAAGAGGTTTTCCGGAAGATCGCCGGAAAGTTTCACGGGACAGATGGAAAGATGGCGTGCGACAACCCATCCGCCGCAATCCGGATTGAAACCTGGCGAGCATCGCGGCATCTGGAGACATGGAATAAGGGAGGTCGTTCAGTCGCTGGTTGCGGAGAGCGTCTGGCTTTGACTCAACTACCCGATTCACCTGTCTTGCCGCTCCTGGCGGCCAGTCATCCACAAACCATCCACACCATTCCACATCGAAATGGAGCATCACATGAAGATTCGTCCCCTTCTCGTCGCCGGAGTGCTCGTCGGGGCGGCTGGCATGACCGCGTTGACCACTCAGCCCCGCGTCGAAGCAACGACCGCGGCGGTCGCCGAGTCGTTCTCCACCGACCCGGTGCATTCCAGCGTGGTCTTCCGCGTCGGACACCTGGGTGTGGCGGTCTTCTGGGGCCGGTTCAACGAGGTGTCGGGCACGTTTTCGCATGACGCCGCCAGCCCCGGCGCGTCGTCGTTCAGCTTCACCGTCAAGACCGCCAGCGTGGACACCGGCAACCAGCAGCGCGACCGACACCTGCAGAGCGCGGACTTCTTCAACGCCCGCGAGTATCCGGAGATCACCTTCAAGAGCACCAGGGTCACGCCTGCGGCGACCAACAAGCTGGAGGTCACCGGCGACCTGACGCTCCACGGCGTCACGAAACCCATCACCGCCCAGATCGAGATTCTCGGCGCGGGTGAGACGGCCCAGGGCTACAAGAGCGGCTTCGAAGCGACCTTCACCATCAAGCGCAGCGACTTCGGCATGACCAAGTACCTCGAGAACAACGCCGTCGGAGACGAAGTGCGGATCATCGTCGCCATCGAGGGCAAGCGCGGGTGAGGTGGGGCAAGGCATCAGCATCAGGCATTGGGCATGAGGCACTGGGCACTGGGCACTGGGATATAGGCAGTGGGGTCCGGGGCTCTTCGCTTCGCCCCGGGCTTGGCCCGGGGGCTGGTGCGGCAACAGAGTCGCGCCCCGGTGCCACGGTACGGCGCCAGCCGTTCCGTGGTGGTGCGTCCGATGCGGGGCCGACGGCACGCCTCTCGGCGTACCGTGGCACCATTGACTCCTGTCAACGGCCCTACTGATCTCTGACCTCTGATCTCTGACCTCAGACCTCTTCT includes the following:
- a CDS encoding BlaI/MecI/CopY family transcriptional regulator produces the protein MPPREREREPEHDLGPAELEVLTILWDEGPSTVREVLTHLHRRGRTVAYTTVLTFLTRLAQKGYVVSDKSDLAHVYRAAVPRDTVRHSRLKALIDELYDGSACPLVLQLMQTGTFTPEEVAQLQSLIDRLDEQTKRRKKGRGG
- a CDS encoding YceI family protein; its protein translation is MKIRPLLVAGVLVGAAGMTALTTQPRVEATTAAVAESFSTDPVHSSVVFRVGHLGVAVFWGRFNEVSGTFSHDAASPGASSFSFTVKTASVDTGNQQRDRHLQSADFFNAREYPEITFKSTRVTPAATNKLEVTGDLTLHGVTKPITAQIEILGAGETAQGYKSGFEATFTIKRSDFGMTKYLENNAVGDEVRIIVAIEGKRG